Proteins from a genomic interval of Pristis pectinata isolate sPriPec2 chromosome 9, sPriPec2.1.pri, whole genome shotgun sequence:
- the LOC127574420 gene encoding transmembrane and ubiquitin-like domain-containing protein 1: MALIEGVGDEVTVLFSLVFMMLVLILAWASTRTVDRGDQALRPTGATPVEQQDPVCPSSTEAPPHPAETETGTTAAECTAGRQRDVGEGKRERQRDRAEGDQGRDRAEGERVGVEERQRVGVEERQRVRAEGDQEGDGGEGERQRDGVEGDQEGDSGEEEKQRDGVEGDQEGDGGEGERQRDGVEGDQEGDGGEGERQRDGVEGDQEGDGGEGERQRDGVEGDGVEGERPEKDTEEQVLPEHEETPPTVTATEDLVTDHVPVHPRRRVAAARGGDAAETQSAGDQLPHSDCAQDSSMVMRLKFLNDTERIVQVRPEHTIGHIKRTQFPHQEHQVRLIYQGQLLGDDTQTLSSLHITGNCVVHCHISQNATPQSPAGSHAAENTETTLNVGGLMLPLFFLMLSVLWYYQINYRHFFTAPATISLVGITILFSFVAFGAYRR; encoded by the exons ATGGCTTTAATCGAAGGAGTGGGTGATGAGGTGACTGTTCTCTTCAGCCTAGTTTTCATGATGCTGGTTCTCATCCTGGCATGGGCCTCCACTCGCACCGTGGACCGAGGTGACCAAGCGCTGCGACCTACTGGAGCTACCCCTGTGGAGCAACAGGACCCTGTATGCCCCTCTTCCACCGAGGCCCCCCCACACCCAGCAGAAACCGAGACTGGCACAACAGCAGCAGAATGCACAGCAGGAAGGCAGAGGGATGTAGGGGAGGGGAAACgggagaggcagagggacagAGCGGAGGGGGATCAAGGGAGGGACAGAGCGGAGGGGGAGAGGGTTGGAGTGGAGGAGAGGCAGAGGGTTGGAGTGGAGGAGAGGCAGAGGGTTAGAGCGGAGGGGGATcaggagggggatggtggggagggggagaggcagagggacggAGTGGAGGGGGATCAGGAGGGGgacagtggggaggaggagaagcagagggacGGAGTGGAGGGGGATCAGGagggggacggtggggagggggagaggcagagggacggAGTGGAGGGGGATCAGGagggggacggtggggagggggagaggcagagggacggAGTCGAGGGGGATCAGGagggggacggtggggagggggagaggcagagggacggAGTAGAGGGGGACGGAGTGGAAGGGGAGAGGCCGGAGAAAGATACGGAGGAGCAAGTTCTGCCTGAACATGAGGAAACGCCGCCCACCGTCACTGCCACTGAGGACTTGGTTACAGATCATGTGCCTGTACACCCGCGGCGGCGAGTGGCCGCAGCGAGAGGTGGGGATGCTGCTGAGACTCAGTCCGCTGGTGACCAGCTCCCCCACAGTGACTGTGCCCAGGACAGCTCCATGGTGATGAGATTGAAGTTCTTGAATGACACTGAGAGAATAGTTCAGGTCAGACCTGAACACACGATCGGACACATAAAGAG GACTCAGTTCCCTCACCAGGAGCACCAGGTGCGTCTCATATACCAAGGGCAGCTGCTGGGAGACGACACACAGACACTCTCCTCACTTCACATCACGGGCAACTGTGTAGTTCACTGCCACATCTCGCAGAATGCCACGCCGCAGTCTCCAGCAGGGAGCCACGCGGCGGAGAACACCGAGACCACCCTCAACGTCGGGGGGTTGATGCTGCCCCTCTTCTTCCTCATGCTCTCAGTACTGTGGTATTACCAGATCAACTATCGGCATTTCTTCACGGCACCGGCCACCATCTCACTGGTCGGCATCACCATCCTCTTCAGCTTCGTGGCTTTCGGAGCTTACCGGCGGTGA